Below is a genomic region from Miniphocaeibacter halophilus.
TTTACTTAATTCAATTAAATTGTTTCCTACATTAAAAATCATTTTTCTAAAATCAAAATAATAGTCTTCAGATTTATAAATCGAACTGAAATTATTTTTATTCTGCCTTAACCAAACATCAACTCTTGCTCTTAACACCATAAGGCTAAATGGTTTTGTAATATAATCATTGGCACCTAGTTCAAGCCCGGTTACTATATCTATTTCCATATTATTTGCTGTAATTAAGATAATAGGAATGTTTGAAACCAATCTTATCTCCTTTAAAAATTCAAGCCCATCTCCATCAGGTAAATTAATATCTAATAAAATTAATTCAATATCCTTTGAGTTTAATTCATTTTTTGCAGATTCAACACTATAGCATTGAATAAAATTATAGTTTTCATTTTTCAACGCCAGTCTTATACCATCATTTAATTTCAAATCATCTTCAACAATTAAAATTGTATCCATTATTTCCTCACCTAGTTAAAATGAATATGAATCAAACTCATCATATTCTTCTGTAATAAAATTTATAATTCCATTGTTAATAAAATAAAATCCCTT
It encodes:
- a CDS encoding response regulator transcription factor, producing the protein MDTILIVEDDLKLNDGIRLALKNENYNFIQCYSVESAKNELNSKDIELILLDINLPDGDGLEFLKEIRLVSNIPIILITANNMEIDIVTGLELGANDYITKPFSLMVLRARVDVWLRQNKNNFSSIYKSEDYYFDFRKMIFNVGNNLIELSKNEQKLLKILIDNKNKVVLRERLIDEIWDGDLEYVDSHALTVIVKRLRDKIEISPKHPLNIKTVYGIGYTWSEKK